One Cyprinus carpio isolate SPL01 chromosome A16, ASM1834038v1, whole genome shotgun sequence genomic region harbors:
- the LOC109060147 gene encoding SLAM family member 6-like, which produces MMVSDSLFCTLWMLSLFGQYLGEDLQFSGPANGAVGGSVVFAPDIPPSTSINTVQWHFGSTPILTALSDSTVIFPAYRDRVSFDINTFALELRNLRLEDSGTYRLTVVTSAGAQLTGETTLQVFENITNVRLIGPEEFLCVALLFCKL; this is translated from the exons ATGATGGTTTCTGATAGTTTGTTCTGTACGCTGTGGATGTTATCGCTTTTTG GGCAGTATTTAGGGGAAGATCTGCAGTTTTCTGGTCCGGCTAATGGAGCAGTAGGAGGAAGTGTGGTGTTTGCTCCTGATATCCCACCCTCCACATCAATTAATACAGTTCAGTGGCATTTTGGATCAACTCCTATATTGACAGCACTGTCTGATTCAACTGTAATATTCCCAGCATACAGAGACAGAGTCAGTTTTGACATAAACACTTTCGCTTTGGAGCTCCGGAACCTGAGACTGGAGGATTCTGGAACATACAGACTAACTGTAGTAACTAGTGCTGGAGCCCAACTTACAGGAGAAACTACACTACAAGTGTTCG aaaatataactaATGTCAGACTTATTGGTCCAGAAGAATT